The genome window CGCGAGAGACCGAGCTCCTTGGCGGCGCGGGTGACGTTGCCCTCGGTGAGTCGCAGCGCTTCCAGGATGGCGTCGCGCTCGATGCGCTGCGTGGCCGCGCGGATGCGCTCGCGCAGCGGGGTCGCGCCGGCGGGAGCGGGCGCCGCGGGCGCGTGCCGGTCGAGCTCGGGCGGGAGGTCGCGCGGTCCGAGCGTCGTGCCGTCACACAACAGTGTCGCCCGCTCGATCGCGTTCTCGAGCTCGCGGATGTTCCCGGGCCAGGGGTGCGCGCGCAGCAGGTCCATGGCCGCGGGCTCGATGCCGGTCACGGGCCGGCCGAGCTTGGCCGCGAAGCGCTCGAGAAACAGCCGCGCCAGCATCGGGATGTCTTCGGGGCGCGAGCGCAGCGGGGGCAGGTCGATCGGCACCACGTGCAGCCGGTAGAAGAGGTCCTCGCGGAAGCGGCCGGCGTTCACCTCGGCGCGCAGGTCGCGGTTGGTGGCCGCCACCAGCCGCACCGACACGTGCACCGTCTCGGTGCCGCCCACGCGATAGAAGCGCCCCTCCTGGATCGCGCGCAAGAGCTTCGGCTGCGCGGCCAGCGGCATCTCGCCGATCTCGTCGAGAAACAAGGTGCCGCCGTCGGCCAGCTCGAACTTGCCCGGCTTGCGCGCCGCGGCCCCGGTGAAGGCGCCTTTCTCGTAGCCGAACAGCTCGCTCTCGAGCAGGCCCTCGGGGATGGCCGCGCAGTTCACCTTCACGAACGGGCCGCCCCGCACCGCGCTGGCGCGGTGCAGGCTGCGCGCGACGATCTCCTTCCCGGTCCCGCTCTCGCCGCTGATCAGCACGGTCGCGGGCG of Myxococcota bacterium contains these proteins:
- a CDS encoding sigma-54 dependent transcriptional regulator, translated to MKDARTVLIAEDEANMRRVLSALLERDGFRTLEAADGAAALETLAREPVDAILTDLRMPKLNGLELLEAVRRKHPEIPVIMLTAHGTVGSAVEALKQGAFDYLTKPFDPDEIRQVMEKAVSTRRLAAREARLPADESPEPLLVGESELLREVRHVIERVAPTPATVLISGESGTGKEIVARSLHRASAVRGGPFVKVNCAAIPEGLLESELFGYEKGAFTGAAARKPGKFELADGGTLFLDEIGEMPLAAQPKLLRAIQEGRFYRVGGTETVHVSVRLVAATNRDLRAEVNAGRFREDLFYRLHVVPIDLPPLRSRPEDIPMLARLFLERFAAKLGRPVTGIEPAAMDLLRAHPWPGNIRELENAIERATLLCDGTTLGPRDLPPELDRHAPAAPAPAGATPLRERIRAATQRIERDAILEALRLTEGNVTRAAKELGLSR